The region aagagaccttcaagatcattgagtccaacccagccccaacacctcaactgaaccctggcacccagtgccacatccaggctttgttaaacacacccagggatgggcactccaccacctccccgggcagccattccagaactttatcaccctttctgtaaaaaactttttcccaTTATCCAACCTGtgtttcccttggtgcagctcgaggctgtgtgctctggttctgtcagtgctgctggagaaagagcccagccccagctgagcacaggcacctttcagggagttatAGAGTGATAACatcacctctgagtctccttttctccaggctgagcacccccagctccctcaggggttcctcacagggtttgtgttcccagcccctctccagccttgttGCCTCATCTGGACACAAATTTGGTGATTGCAAGGTTTGAGAGcttggattttggggctccaAGGCCATTGGAAAACACTGTTCTTGCACAGCCTGTGAGGATGGAGGGGCAGGAGAGTGAGGGACAATGCCACCATCCCTCCCTGATGCCACAGGAACCCTCCACAGGCGATTTCTCCCAACCTGTCTGTGTGGGGGTCAGTGTTTCTTAGGGGCAGCTCTGTTTGCCCCAGGTTCCCACTCCTGCTCCCCCAGGGGCTCCCACTCTGTGTCAGAGCAGGGATTCCTGCCCCTGGAtggaggcagcacagccagcacacagATCCCTGCcgtgggattgggattgggattgggattgggattgggattgggattgggattgggattgggattgggaccAGGCCATCCCactgaggcagggcagggcactggctgTGCCAGGATGAATTGTGTGCCCTGTTGCTAAGAGGATTTTCCATGTCCTGTCTCTCTGTTTTTCCCCGTCACcatctgcctgctgcaggacaAATCCTGCCCTAATCCTGCCCAGCCTtccccagcaacagcagctcagccacagTGGGGCTGCACTTCCCACCCTCCTGGGCTTCCCAGGGATTATTTCCTGTGAGAAAGCAACCCACAGCCTCTCACATGCTTGTCATCCACCTCCCCAGTGAAAAAATCATTTTATCATTTTAaatcaaaaggattttttttttttttttttttttttttgcctctcaAAGGGCACCAGAGCAGGTGAGAAGGAGAACAGAGCGCCAgagacccagccctgccccagtgctcccagtgggatccctgcagtgcccctgccactgctggcattttaaaaaaccaaaggCCAAAGGGATGGAAGGAAAGAGCCTTTCCTTCCCCCCTCTCCTCCAGTAAGTCATTTTCCCTGGCCTATTTTACAGGAACTGAAAATCTATTAGAGGAATGGCTTAATCCGGTCTGACTGTAATAATTAGGGTGCTTTAAAACCCCTGACTAATCGTATAAAATGTGATTGTAGACAGCTCAGTGCACGACCCTTACACTTATCACTGGAGGTATTATTACAAACCAGAAACAGCTGGCAAGCACGGGGGAGGataaagggaataaaaaatCACATGCAAAGGGACAGGGCCTGCTCCTTCTCTGATCTCAGGCAGCGCCTTGAGCTGTCTCTGGAACCCAGAGCACAAAGTcacctccagctcagctgcttgTGCCACTgcgccctgccagccctgggggctcctctttccctctttgCCCTGGTTTTGCAGGAGGATTGGAGTCAGCCATTCCCCTCAGGGCACTGCAGATGTCTGGAGAGGCTTttccagcagggaggaggatgcAGTGGCTCAGGGTCATGGGGTTGCAGCActgaagcagctctgcttccaCGCCTTGCCTGGCGCCAATGTCCTTTGCTCTTGCTCTCCATCTTCCTCAACTCCAGCagtttctcccttcccttctctttctgGGCTCAGCTGAGTTCCCACCGTGCCACCCCCACACCTTTGGAGTTATTTTCCAGCCTGCCAGCTGTTCCCCAGGATTTCTGCCTGCCCAGGGTGCCTGGTCCtgccagctgagctcagccctgtgctgccagtTCTCCTTGCAcccttcccactgctccagggggcagacacagcccagcacccaccctgcagcactgacagctctcCCAGGccaggggaattttgggggcagTTCAAACTCTGCCATAAGGGAGAAAATCACCCAAAgagatccctgctgcagcaggggcaggcacagggtgggaagctggggctggtggacttggccagcacagagaggcacagggagggctctTGTCACAGACACCTTtgatggaaaatcctttccttaggatttttcctcctgagaagctgagaggcctcagggacaaaatgtaaacattgattatctgctgctgtggaatgcaacaggtgcatctgtgattggtctcatgtggttgtttctaattaatggccattcacagtcagctggcttggacagagtttgagccacaaacctttgttatcattctttctttttctattcttagccagccttctgatgaaatcctttcttctagtCGTTTAGTCTagttttattataatatatataataaaataataaatcaagccttctgaaacatggagtcaggtcctcgtctcttccctcatcctcagacccctgtgaacaccatcacaggctCTCATTCCTCAGAtcagccaggctgaggctgagcccccacccaggcacagctcaggagAACATTGCTCTCCAGAGCCCCTCAAGGCTGCTCAGAGAGCCCACAGCCCTGATGAGCCCGGGCTGTCACCAACACGCTCCTTAATCAGAGCTGAAAACTCACTATCAGCCTTGAAGGAGGCTTTTAAAGACTGAAATAATAAGATGATGCACTACAATTCCAATTTTCTCGCTGTTCCTGTGATTAAAATACATGGCTGAATCATGGAAGCTGAACTGCAGCTTGCACAGGAGCTGGAATAACAATATTCACAGTGGTGGCACTTGCAGCAGGAGTTTGGTTTCTTTTACTTTCCCCCTGAGTCTttcttggttgtttttttttattctgctctACACAGATTTTGATCTTATTAAATAGGAATGGTTATCCCCACTGACTCACTTATCTAGTAATAGCTAGAACCCTTTTAATTCAAGTGATTTGATTCCCGGGTTTTTCTGACTCAAGTAAACACACAGAGCATTACTGGGAGACTGGCAATAGAATTGCATGGTTAAATTATCCCCTGACTCAATCCTGCACAGCACTGGATCCTTTCAATATATTTCACAAGTCCTCAGTGCTGACCTCTAACACCAGAGTGGTTTCTCTCCCGTGGTAGCTCAATTTCACAACTCtgaatacactttttttttttttttttttgaaggaaagCTATCCGAAGGTTTTACAAAATGTTCTTTAGCCTTTAGGGAATGAGTCAATTCAATGCCAGGCTATCATTCCATTTCAAAGAGCCCAAGGATTTGAGGCAACACAATCTGCTTGCTGAAGCGTGTGAGATGAATACAGCTGTGGGTTTGTTACAAATCAAGCTGAGGAGTTTGGGTACAGAGCTCAACTTTCCCCAAGTTCAGCTGTGGCCCTTGGGTTGCCAGCTGGGTTTCCTTTAACCCCCCATTCCAAGGAatgcctgcagcaggaaaagatgGAAAGGAGACATTGCTGCCAGGAAAAGCTCCTGGAAGCCATTGGTTTTAAAATGGGAAGGAATTCCCATTAAAATGGAATGGAGCTCCACTGTAAAGCAGTAGATGAGCTgaaatttaattacttttttcctaTTGGAAATGGGTGAGAACATAGGGAATAAAATCCGGGCATTaaaaggggaaatgggaatCTCTGGAAATGCCTCCTGAAATGCAGAGTCACCTTGGGGCTGGTGCAAGGTGCAGCCTGTACCACACAAATCCCACCCACCACCTGCAAGGAAACCCATGGAGCCACTCTCAGTCACATCGAACTTTATTTTAATCCCGTCAGAAAAGTTCAAGAATTACACCAAAAAATACTTCAGTCTCTGCTACCTACTGACAAAAAATACACCACAAAATTATAAACTGTTCAGCGGTTTTGCTGGAGTTGGGGTTGTGGGTGGAGGGGGTGGTTTGTACATTTTGAGTGAGAAATGAATTTACAGgtggaaagggaagggaggagagggagtcaGACAATGGTGCTTGGCACTACAGTTTTAGCTACACTATACAGTTATTTATCATGATGCCTGCAGGACTGAGGAGTTCTGCCCTCACACACTGCCCAGGGTCTCTGGCATGGAGGACACAACTGCCCAATGCGAGGGAAGAAGGGGCCAGTTCCTAATTTCCATCCCAGTCTAgccaaaaatctgaaaaagcagctgagacAAGGTGAGCCTTGCCCTGCCTGTGCACTCTGCTCTTGCAGCTCTGGGAAAAGAGAAtccttgggggttttttaaatcCCACCAGCCTGCACTGATCTCAAGTGCCATTTGTGGGGAGAGGATGTGTTACTCTGGGCAGGACTGGATTAAACTTGGGGTCTGCTCTGAGTTTGGACACAGAGATTTGATTTTTACCTCTCTCTAGTGACCTGGAATGCCAGGAAatgctgaaggagctgaagctgaaggagggaagcaggagcATCCCATTTCATGGGAAAATCAGGGGCAGAAAATTAGAGGCTCAATACTATCAGAACCTTTGAGATGCTCTTGTGATCATAATGGCATTTTTTGAGTTGGGGTGACCCTCAGGAGAGAGGTCCCCAAGGATGAAGCCTCATGGAAATTGCCAAAGCTCATGCAGGGAATCAATGCCAGAAGCAGAATCCTGAACTCCTGACTCTGAGTCCTGTGCTCAAAAGTTGATTCAAGATTTCActtcagcagcctctgcctgctcccatCCTGCTCCATGTCCATCAGCAGCCTGGATTTCAGCCTCAGAGCCTGGCCAGGACCAGCAGCACTCTGGTGGCTCATTAGGAACACCAGGAACTTTCTGGATTTCCTTGGGGCACTGTGCAGGGTTTGTGTTTGCACGTGAGCATgtctggggaaggaagggatgCTTGTATTTCTCTATCAGCGAATGAACACTGACACTGGATTCAATCTGACAGCAAAATATCTCCCCTTTGGCAAATGAAACAGCACCACAATGTCTTTGTACCAGGTTCTCTCTACCCCTCCTGAAAGGATTCCAGCTCTTCCTTCACTGCACGTGGAGCCTCTGTCGCAGCTTTCCACAAAACTTGGTGGCATtctctttgctgcttttatcCTCTCTGGCTGTTTAcctaatttgctttttttggtttttaatttatttttctaacaaATAGTTAAGcaatgatttaaaaatatttttacatcgTTAAGGTACAGTCAACATCAAACATGCCTTTGTACAAGAGCTCGACTCGGTTACAAATCAACGAGAACAAcgcacaaaaaaagaaaaatacccacgaagctgctcctgccctggctcgGATCCCTCCAACACCCCGCTCAGGTGTTGTCCCCCCGCCCTCCCGCTCCAGCTCGTTGCCTTTAGTGCCCCTCTGTCTTGGCAGCCTTGTTGTCGTGGCTGGCGGAGCCCGAGGGCAGCCAGGGGGACACGGCCCGGGAGCTGGTCTGCTTGGCCATGCTGTAGTGGCTGATGACGGTGTAGAACCGGCCCCGCGAGTTGGAGTCCTGCGCCGAGTAGTAGGCGTCCAGCGAGGCGGGGATGCAGCGCTTGTGCTGGGggggagagcagagagaaacACGGGGATGGCACCACGATGGCACCAGGGATGGCACCTGTGATGGTACTGGTGATGGCACCAGGGATGGCACCTGTGATGGTACTGGTGATGGCACCAGTGACGCTCTCAGGGCACCAGTGAttgttgggaatttagctgactagagactggaaaagCACAAGgccgtggctaattccaagtcctgcacctgcaacatagcgtgtccttgggcctagctgggtAGGATAACAAGTGGACAGAGAGACGTGGGAAATAGGGAATgtaggcccaaaggaatgaggaagagttgatggtacagtttaaccaatagatcgcttggcttacagaatattcataagcttattacttgctgtataagtgtctgatgctctcttcaataaacaGAACTTGCTTATCACTCATATTGAGTGTCCGAGTCTCCCCTCACCGACAAATGGCACCAGGGATGGCACCAGGGATGCTCTCAGGGTCCTGTTTGCACCCACACTGCTgcagtgccctgcagagcacccTGCAGGGCCCGGCATTCCAAACCTGCTGCTATTGGTAACAGATGGCAGCAATCTCAGAGATCCGGGCTGGGAATGAGGGAGGGACCAAACTGGGCAGActgggctgggcagctctgctcaccTGCGGGTCCCAGGCCAGAATTCATCCCCAGACAGGCAGAggcagcaaaagctgctttgtgctgctctctctgttAGAGAGTGTCACCCTGAGCTGTGGGGTGAGCACCTGgctggggatggcaggaggCACAGCCCAATGGGGCAGCTCTTTTCACAAGTTCAGGTTTGGGTTTGattctgaaattctgaaatatgAAGGGAACTCAAAGCTCATTTCATTCCAagcctctgccatggcagggacaccttccactgtctcaggctgctccaagccctgtccagcctggccttgggcatttccagggatccaggggcagccacagctgctctgggcacctgtgccagggcctgcacACCCTCTCCAAGAAcgatttcttcccaatatccaactaAACCTTCTCTGTCActttgaagccattcctccttgtccccCCTTGTTAagagtccctctccatctttcttgtagctccttcaggtgctggaggccacaatgaggtcaccccaaagccttttccagtctgaacaatcccaattctcccTTTTTATATAACCTAAGAGAATAATTCACAATTATTAATACACCAACTTCTTACTTGATTTTCCAGCTCACATATTATCCCCAGTGTGGTCAAGACTCCTGTGAATTTATGAGTTTATTCCCAGTGAGAAGTCAGTGaattattttgcaaaatgtatttttttatctcAGCAGACCAGGCAAACAGTTCTGTGAATATTCAATTCAAAATCACTGGGTTTTAGCAATTGTTACATGGGTTTGCTCTCAATAAAGGCTCAAGAGCACCTAGAAGTGAACTACTTGGGCAaatttggatttctttgacAAAGGACAGAGtgtcagcactgcagcagtttgcttTGCATTACAATGTATGCCAGCAAACATCAGTTACTTGGGAGTGTGGGAAGCAAATGCAGGATCCCAGCTGCAATAAATCCATTCACAAATATGAGGGATTGTTGCTGAACATCTGTCTGTAGTGTTCACCAAATGCTAATCCCAACAATTACACTGTAACAGTAGCTGATGGAGGCAGATGCATGTCCACATTTCCCAGAACACTTTTTCCATTTCAACACATTCCTGCCAAATGTTCTGTTTGGCCTGgtcaaaatacaaaaaaaaaaaaaaaaaaaaagcagcctgGGCTGTAACCATGCAGGCAATTAGAGCCTGTCATTAGCTCAGGCAATCCATCCTTCTGAAGTTCCTTACCTTATAAACAAATCCATCTGGGCAACTGTGGTCGTAAGTGAAGGCTTTGTACACCACAAGGAACACTATGCAGGCAAGGAATGCAAGAGCCAGGCTTATGAGAATGGTGACCTAGAAAAGAGGGATAATGTTACTGTACATATGTTAAAATGGCATATGAGCAGCCTCATAATTAAATGACTTATAGGAACAGACATTCTAACAGACTGCAGCCTTCACTCCACCGTGCAGTACTTAACTAAGCATGGTAATTGACTGAATGCTGGATCCAATATCCTGGAttcccacagcattcccatCCCCCCCACAGACCTTCAACATTCCTGCGTTTAACCCCTTGCAAATTTATAGATTTTGCTGTAGTATTTGGTGCTCTCTGACCCAGCAggaccctgcagcagccagaatTCCCATTCCAGGTGTGATGTGGTGGATGAAGCGCCCTGCGGGCAGATCCCTctttcctgggagcagagcagtgagcaGGGAGGAGCAATGAGGTCTTTGTAGCTCACATCCCTTTGTGCCTCATGGGAAACTCCACCAGGATAAATTGTGCCCTGCAGGAGAAAGGAGATCCTCCTCTGTACAAGGAAAATATCCTGACTGCTGACAAAACCCCACAGCAAGTCCAAGAgcaggtgctggtgctggaggtaCCAGACACAATTCCCTCTTTGGGGCTCAAATATTGCCCCTCTCCTCATTGCCCAGCAGGTCACCCTGTCTGTTCCTTTGCTGGAGCTCCCTTCTCTCCAGGTCCCTCCTAAATAGTTCATCCAACAGCAAGTTTTCCATCCCTACTCCATGTCCTGATCACTGATTTTTGCTCGGCTGTCTGTTCCTCAAGGACTGAGCCAGGAGCTGTCAAACACTCCCatccttccctttcccaaaTCTTTCTTGGTCCCACAATTCCACAAAAACCCATCACGTCCAAAACTCAGGCAAGAGAGAGCTGTGGAGCCTTATCTAGCAGGAGATTCCTGAATTCATTGTTTGATCAGAATATTTTAGAATAAAAGGTAAAAAGGTAAGACTGGGGCTAAGAGGACAAAGAGTTCActgaagcccagagctgccttttAATGTTCCTGCTTGGATTAACCTCTCCTTGGGGCCTCGTCTGCTGCAAAATAGGTCATTTAAGCCAAAGGCAGCAACAGAGGGAGCAGAATTTAATGCTGGAGCTAGGAGAACACTGTTAGGGAGTCCtggagggctgcagagggatctggcaCTAAAGGGGTGCAGTTGTATGAATTGCACCAATCCAACCAAGAAAATTTGGCATCCACCTCCTCTCAGAGCCCCCTCAGAGGGGtggacagaaatatttcagagcaGCTTCATGGCAGCCCTTGGGTTCCCAGCCCGGGAGAAtctgtccctttgtcccttTTCATGGTGAGAAAGGCTCAGCTGGATTCAAGACAGATGCAAATGGAATTTGACATGATCTGTGTCCCCAAAAGAAGCTGTTCAAATTCCAttgcacatggaaaaaaaaaaagaaaaaattaagtcCCTTTGGAATGGTAAAAAAGAGAGATTTCCTGGATTAAATCTACTCTACTTTTTCCAACAGGAGACCTGGGAAAAACAGATCCCTCCCCACAGCACAATCGTGATGAGAGGTCAGTGTGGAGGAACATTTCCCCTGTAGAACACAGATCCACCACCTCCTCCCCATTTAAAGGGGAGCCTGATGGGCCTGGAATTCCCTCTAATTCCAGTGTAGGTACTAAGCCACAATGACAATGGCACAAATGTCCTTTGAGGTTAATTTGAAGGCACTAGAGCAAGATGTTCATCTTGTTCTACCAAAGCCAACACtgaggggcagccctggctagAAATTCAGAAATAAGAAATGCTCAGCTCTCCAGTC is a window of Ammospiza caudacuta isolate bAmmCau1 chromosome 16, bAmmCau1.pri, whole genome shotgun sequence DNA encoding:
- the NSG2 gene encoding neuronal vesicle trafficking-associated protein 2, which produces MVKLGSNLNDKNNKPPSNEDGFQTVPLITPLEVNHLQFPAPEKVIVKTRTEYQPDQKNKGKLRVPKIAEFTVSFTDGVTERLKVTILISLALAFLACIVFLVVYKAFTYDHSCPDGFVYKHKRCIPASLDAYYSAQDSNSRGRFYTVISHYSMAKQTSSRAVSPWLPSGSASHDNKAAKTEGH